CCGGCATCACCGGATAGGCGAGCACCTTGTGCGAAACCGGCTTGCTGGTCAGAAGCAGCCGGTCGAGGCCGGGCGTGATCGTGCTGGCGATGGTCCTGACCAGAACGTCACGTGGCCCGTCGGCCACATACTTCACGGACTGGAGCTTGAGCTTGTTGGCTTTGAGGAGGACGAGGGCCTGTGCTTCTCCCTGCATGTTACGGTTGGTTGACGATTGTCGTGATTTTCAGATGTTCAGTACGGCGCTCATGAGCCATGCGACGAGGCTGATGCAGAGCGAGCCGAGCATGGCCCACCAGAAGCTCTGCACGGCGAAGCCGTCAACCATCCAGGCGGCGAGTTGCAGCATCAGCGCGTTGATGACCAGCATGAAGAGGCCGAGGGTGACGAGCAGGAACGGAATCGAGAAAAAGACCAGCACCGGTTTGATCAGGACGTTGACCAGGCCAAGCACCAGCGCCACGATGAGCGCCGCGCCGAAGCTTTTGATGGTGATGCCCGGAAGCATGTTTGCTGTAACGTACACCGCCGTGGCGCTGATGAGCCAGTGAATCAATAGTCTGAACATGGTAATCTCCTTTCTTGACTGTACCGTTCGTTCTCTGCTCTCCAAAGCTCTAATGTAAGACATTTCACCAAAAGGGCGAAGGCGGGCTGTTGCGTCCCGGAACTTGTCCACCTCGTCCACAAAGTCCACGTTTTTTCCTCACACCCCCATAGCTTCGAGCGCTTCGTGGAGCGTGCGGCAGCCGTGGATTTTGATCGGCAGCTTCTTCAGCGACGGCTTGAGTTCGCGGGTGTTCGACTCCGGCAAAACAATCGACTTGAAGCCAAGGTGCACCGCCTCGCGGATGCGGCGCTCGCCGTCGCTGATGGCGCGGAGTTCGCCCGCCAGGCCGATCTCGCCGCAGCAGGCCGCCGCCGGATTGCACGGCTTGTCCTGCAACCCCGAGGCGATGGCCGCCGCTACGGCCAGATCCGCCGCCGGTTCGACGAGCCTGAGTCCTCCGGCAATTTTCACGAACACATCCTGCCCGGCGGTCTGGAACTGCAAGCGCTTTTCGAGCACGGCGAGGATGATGGCGATGCGCTTGAGGTCGAAGCCGGTGCTGATGCGCTGCGGCATCGAGTACCCTGTGCGCGAGACGAGCGCCTGCACCTCCACGAGCAGCGCCCGCGACCCCTCGATGCCCGCCAGCACCGCTGTGCCCGCCACGTCCGTCCGGCGGTCGGAGATGAAGAACTCCGAAGGATTCGCCACCTCTTCAAGGCCGCTCTCCTCCATGCGGAACACGCCGATCTCGTTGGTCGGGCCGAAGCGGTTTTTGACCGAGCGGATGATGCGGTAGCGCTGGTACCCCTCGCCCTCGAACTGCAACACGGTGTCCACCATGTGCTCCAGCGCCTTCGGCCCGGCCAGCGACCCCTCCTTGGTGATGTGGCCGATAATCAGAAGGATGAAGTTCTGCTCCTTGGCCGCGCGGATGAGGGAGGCGGCGCATTCGCGAATCTGCGTGATGGTTCCGGCGGAACTCTGGTAGTCGGTCGAATAGACGGTCTGGATCGAATCGACGATCACCAGATCGGGTTGCTCGCTCGCGATGGCGTCGAGGATGCGTTCGAGCGCCACCTCCGCGACGAGGCGCAGGTTCGGTGCCTTGATCGAAAGACGCCGGGCGCGTTCGCGGATCTGGTTCGGCGACTCCTCGCCTGCCACGTAGAGCACCTTTTTGCCCGCCAGGCGCGGCACAAGCTGGATCATCAGCGTCGATTTGCCGATGCCCGGCTCGCCGCCCACGAGAATCGCCGACGCCTCCATCAGTCCGCCGCCGAGTACGCGGTCGAGTTCGCCGATGCCGGTCAGCGTACGGTGGAAGTTCAACGGCGCGGTATCGTCGAGATTCTGCACCTCCGGCATCGCGCCGGAAGGCGCTTTCTTGCGGGTTTTGCCCTCCGGCGCCTGCTCGTGCGTTTCGACGAGCGTACCCCAGCTCTGGCACTCGAAGCAGCGTCCCTGGTATTTCAGCGAAACGGCCCCGCAGGCGGAGCAGACGTAACGAACGGTCGATTTTGCCATTGCTGTCAGTCGATAAGTCGGTCAGAAAAAATACGCCGTGCGCAGCCGGTATTGCCCAGATGTCTCGATGCTTCGAGGGTGCTCGCGATACGGCGCGGCGCTTTTTGCATCTTTGGGGTTAATTGCGTACATAACGCTCTATATCAGGCAAGACGGCGCTCTTTTACGCTCGCCGCTCGCCGCTCGCCGCGTTCCGCCGGGAAAAATACCATCTTCGGAACCGGCGGCAAGCCCGAATGATGAAAACGTTTAAGATAAAAAGATAGTGAAGAGCCGTTTAATGAGCACTCATAATTTCCCCTCTGATTCGTCCATCGAAACCGTCTGTCCATCGCGCCCGGCCACCTCTTTTTTCTTCATACAATTCTGAGCATGTCAGTCATCTCCATTGGTGAAGTACTCGTCGATCGCGCCGTTCTCGAAGCGCGGTTCTGTTGCAATCTCGACCTGTGTCACGGGGCCTGTTGCGTCGAGGGAGAACTTGGCGCTCCAATCGACGCGGCGGAGGCGACATACCTCGAATCCATCGTCGAGCCGCTCCGCCCGATGCTGCCGGAGCGCAATCTCCGCTACATCCGGCGGCATGGCTGCACGGAGGTCTATCAGGGCAGTCTCTACACCAAAACCATCGACGGGCAGGAGTGCGTCTTCGTCTACCACGAAGACGGTAAGGCGCTCTGCGCGGTCGAGACGGCGTGGCGAAACGGGCGGCTACCGGCCACCAAGCCCTTGTCGTGTCGGCTTTTCCCGATCAGGGTACGAAAAAAGTTCGGATTGGACTATCTTGTTTACGAGCAACACGCCATGTGCCGTGATGCCCGCAAGCATGGGGCCGAACAGAATGTCAGGCTGATCGATTTCCTCGAAGCGCCTCTCGTCGAACGGTACGGACAGGAGTGGTACATGAGCCTGAAGGAATTTACTGCATCCATCTGAAGTATCATGGCGGAGATGAGATTACAGCAGCGCCAGACCGCCCAGTTGTCGGCGCAGCAGGTGATGACCAGCCAGTTGCTGCAACTGCCGCTGACCCAGCTCGAACAGCGGATTTACGACGAGGTGCAGGACAATCCCATGCTCGAACTGGTCGAGCGCCCCCAGGATGACGGGCTGTCCGCCACCGGTCAGGCGTCCTCCGGCGCATCGACGGAAATGTTCGATTCGGTGGCCCGCTTCGAGCGCTCGTCGATGAAAGCCAGCGCCGACGCCGGGAATCGCGAGAGCGTTTCGGTCGGCAGAACGGGCGGATCGGCGTCGGGCGGAAGCGAGGAGCGATTCTTCCAGGCGGTGCAGCACGATACCTTTCACGAGCGGCTCTTGCGCGACCTGTCGCTTCAGGAGGGGATCGGAGAGCGCGAGGTGCTCATCGCCGCCGAGATTCTCGGCAACCTCGACAGCGACGGCTACCTGACCGAGGAGCCTGAGGTGATCATCGACGGGCTTCGGCAGTCTGGCATCGACGCCGACGAGGAGGAGGTTCGAGCGATACAGAAGCGGATCTGGTACCTCGATCCGCCCGGCGTGGCGGTGTCGAACCTCCGGGAGCGATTGCTGGTCGAGCTTCTGGTCTTCGAGCGCGAGCACGACGCCAAAACGGTACGAACGGCGCGACTGATCCTCCGCGAGGCGTTCGACGACTTCATGAACAAGCGCTTCGACCGGTTGTTGAAAAAGCTGAATCTCGAAAAGAGTCAGCTCGAAGAGGCCATCGGCATGATTACGTCGCTCGATCCGCATCCCGGTGATGTGTTTTTCGACGAAGGCGGTCACTATATTTCGCCCGATTTCATCGTCACCTATGAAAACGGCGCATTGACGGCCGTCCTGAACGACCGGAGCAGTCTCTCCGTTAGAGTCTCTGACGAGTATCGCGAGGTGCTCTCGAAGAGGAAAGTCCCGAAGGAGGATCGGCAGTTCATGCGCCAGAAGCTCCTGCGGGCCAACGAATTCGCCGCCGCGCTGCAAATCCGGCGTCAGACGCTGCTGAAGGTGATGGAAGCGCTGCTGGTGGCGCAGGCGAGGTTTTTCATCGACGGCCCTCGCTACCTCCGGCCGCTCGTGATGAAAACCATCGCCGAAGAGACAGGTTATGACATTTCGACCATCAGCCGCGCGGTTAACGGAAAATACGTCCAGACCCGCTTTGGCGTGTTCGAGCTGAAGTACTTTTTCAGCGGAGCGCTTTCGACCGACGAGGGCGAGGAGCTTTCGTCGAGGATCATCAAGCAGCAGCTTCGCGAGCTGATCGAGGCGGAGAATCCCGCCGAGCCGCTGAGCGACGATCGTCTCGGTGAACTGCTTGGCGAAAAAGGGGTGAAAATCGCCCGCCGCACGGTTGCAAAATACCGTGAACAAATGCAAATTCCAGTTGCAAGATTAAGGAAAAAAATAGGTTAATCATTATTTCGATTAAGATTCCATGGGCTACGAAAAACCGCAGATACGTTCGACCACGGTCATTG
This genomic window from Chlorobaculum limnaeum contains:
- the rpoN gene encoding RNA polymerase factor sigma-54; protein product: MAEMRLQQRQTAQLSAQQVMTSQLLQLPLTQLEQRIYDEVQDNPMLELVERPQDDGLSATGQASSGASTEMFDSVARFERSSMKASADAGNRESVSVGRTGGSASGGSEERFFQAVQHDTFHERLLRDLSLQEGIGEREVLIAAEILGNLDSDGYLTEEPEVIIDGLRQSGIDADEEEVRAIQKRIWYLDPPGVAVSNLRERLLVELLVFEREHDAKTVRTARLILREAFDDFMNKRFDRLLKKLNLEKSQLEEAIGMITSLDPHPGDVFFDEGGHYISPDFIVTYENGALTAVLNDRSSLSVRVSDEYREVLSKRKVPKEDRQFMRQKLLRANEFAAALQIRRQTLLKVMEALLVAQARFFIDGPRYLRPLVMKTIAEETGYDISTISRAVNGKYVQTRFGVFELKYFFSGALSTDEGEELSSRIIKQQLRELIEAENPAEPLSDDRLGELLGEKGVKIARRTVAKYREQMQIPVARLRKKIG
- the radA gene encoding DNA repair protein RadA, with product MAKSTVRYVCSACGAVSLKYQGRCFECQSWGTLVETHEQAPEGKTRKKAPSGAMPEVQNLDDTAPLNFHRTLTGIGELDRVLGGGLMEASAILVGGEPGIGKSTLMIQLVPRLAGKKVLYVAGEESPNQIRERARRLSIKAPNLRLVAEVALERILDAIASEQPDLVIVDSIQTVYSTDYQSSAGTITQIRECAASLIRAAKEQNFILLIIGHITKEGSLAGPKALEHMVDTVLQFEGEGYQRYRIIRSVKNRFGPTNEIGVFRMEESGLEEVANPSEFFISDRRTDVAGTAVLAGIEGSRALLVEVQALVSRTGYSMPQRISTGFDLKRIAIILAVLEKRLQFQTAGQDVFVKIAGGLRLVEPAADLAVAAAIASGLQDKPCNPAAACCGEIGLAGELRAISDGERRIREAVHLGFKSIVLPESNTRELKPSLKKLPIKIHGCRTLHEALEAMGV
- a CDS encoding phage holin family protein; translated protein: MFRLLIHWLISATAVYVTANMLPGITIKSFGAALIVALVLGLVNVLIKPVLVFFSIPFLLVTLGLFMLVINALMLQLAAWMVDGFAVQSFWWAMLGSLCISLVAWLMSAVLNI
- a CDS encoding DUF3109 family protein, whose amino-acid sequence is MSVISIGEVLVDRAVLEARFCCNLDLCHGACCVEGELGAPIDAAEATYLESIVEPLRPMLPERNLRYIRRHGCTEVYQGSLYTKTIDGQECVFVYHEDGKALCAVETAWRNGRLPATKPLSCRLFPIRVRKKFGLDYLVYEQHAMCRDARKHGAEQNVRLIDFLEAPLVERYGQEWYMSLKEFTASI